Below is a genomic region from Vibrio mimicus.
GGCGGAAAAGGTAAAGGTCGAGCTCTTGGTGTGGGCGAAGTGAAATTCACCGGTCAGATCCTGCCGACTGCCAAGAAAGTTACTTATGAAATTAATATGAAGCGTGTCGTTAATCGTAAGTTAGTGATGGGATTAGCTGATGGGCGTGTTCTGGTAGATGGTAAAGAAATCTATGTAGCGAAAGATCTTAAGGTAGGTTTGTTCCAAGATACGTCTGCGTTCTAAATGCATATTGAGCTTTGATATATGAATAACAGCCCTTTTAGGGCTGTTTTCCTTGTTAATCAGCCCTAAAAGGGCTTGTTGTATGGGAAATTATTTGCAGAGACCAGAAAGTTTGTCATTTCTAGCATCACGCCAACCACCTAACCAATAAGAGCGTACTTCCGTTTGTTGATAGGGACATTCATCATGGGAACGGCCGTTTAGACCGGCTTTGTATCCTTGTGATTGAGCTCTTTCTAGGCGATCACGTTTTTGTCTCTTCATAGTTCTGTCCTCATACGGTAACATTTGTGCAACGTACAACTATTAAAGTTGTGTGGACCTTTTATGACCACACCATTAGAGAATCGATCAATTCTTCGCCTTTCTCAAGCAATAAAAAAGGCACAAGCCCAAATATGTGAGCTTGTGCCCTTCCTGACAATATTTACAATTTTCTTCGGAACCCTAAGAATCCCAGTACGATCAGGAGTCCTAAACCAAGGCTACCACCTTTACGTTCAGAGGCTTGCTCTTCGGTTGAACGCTGTTGAATGTCTGTACTTGTTGCATTGGTAATTGGAATCAACTTCACAGCAACGACGGTTTCTTCACGGTTACCACCACCACAAAGTGAATTGTGTGCAGTTGTGTCATACCCCCCCTCACATTTCAGAGCAGTGGCTGAGATAACACCCGCATCATTAATATCGCTCGCATCAATAATGCGAAACTGGTTGTTACCGGTTACTGAACCATCATTAGTCAAATCATCTAACCACCATGCTTTGTTAGCAAAAACCGCCATACGGCTAGCATCGCTACCATTTGCGTTGTATGGATAGATGAATCCTCTTTTGCGACGTGGTTTACCATCGTTCTCACGAGTACTATCTGCATCAACTTGCCCAACAATTTCGTTGTAATTATTGATGCCGCCAGCTTTTCCACCTGCACCTGTAAAGAAGATCCCACCACTGAAAAAAGTAGCGGTTGGATTTGCAACAGAGATGTCATTGACTGCAAAAAGACGATTTGCTGATGCCCCATTTTCTGGGCGGCTACCTGCAAGCTTTGCTTCTCCAATAGCAACTAGATTTTTATTGAGATCGGTTGTGACTGAATTGCTGTGAATATAGTCGCCCCCGATTTTAGCCTCTGCGCCAGCAATAGGTTTTGTTGCCCAACTGTTGGTATTAGCAAAATTAGCTAGACCATCAAGTTGAAAAACAGAAGCTTGCATGTAGTTATTGTCTGGATCGTATGTGCTATAACCTACCGCGTATAGCTTATCTCCGCTTTCAACCACGTCACGCATACTGCCTTGTGCTAGTCGGTTACTTTTGTTTTCGGTATTACTTGGCCAGTTAAGTTCAATCACTGTCCCATCTTCTTTCCAAATTGTTGGTTTCGAAGAGAAATAATTACCTTCATCACTTCTAAAATGTCTGGATACGCTACCCACTGTGTAATCTCTTTGAGGAGAGGTGTATTCACGTTTCTTCCAAGCACGACTGTATAGATAACCAGAGTTTAAGTTTGGTGCAGTACCTGTGCTGCGTGCGGTAATTGCTCCAGAATTACGACGATACACTGTCACATCTCCAGATTTCACATTGATGCCAATAGGTTCTGCTGTACTGGTAAGGCTGTTAATGACCACATTCTGAGATTCGTCAACAGAAGCTCCTGTTGAACCAGCACCTACAAAAGCGATTGAGTTTGGAACTTGTGATGCGTTGATTTCTGCCTGCCAGCGATTCCAATGTGGTTCAGCCCACGTATTACAAGTCGAGTACAAAAGTTCGCTGTAACAGTAGCGTTCGAAATCTTCACGTTCTTGTACATATAAGAAGGCATTATCAATTCCAAAAGCCACTTCATCACGATAGCTTAAGCCGTCAACTGCTTTACCAGTGCTGGCTTTTTCGATACGAGTTTCACCTGCCAGTGCAAAGTCTTGGCAATCAACACTACCTACAGTCGCCGACACAAAGCAACTTCCGGGATCACTTGGCTGAATTGCCACACCCCATGCACTTTCGTAATCTTGCCCAGTGCTTGGCGTCACTTCCATTACTTGATAGAGCGCGGCATTGGCCGTTTGGGCTGTTAGCATTACTGCTGTTGCTATGATCGAACGTTTAAAAGTAATACGACTCATATTTTATTCACTTTCCTGTTGCATCGCTTCAAGCTCTTCCCAACGCTCAAAAGCAATTTCGAGTTCCTGCTCTGTTGCAGTTAACTTGTCTAAAATGGGTTGTGTTTTATCGACAGGCTGACTGAAAAAGTCCGGACCATTGACGAGATCCTGTAATGCTGCGATCTCAACTTCCAACTCTTCTAACGTTTGAGGAAGAGCTTCGAGTTCGCGTTGCAGTTTATAAGATAACTTCTTAGGCTTAGTTTTCGATGGTGCGGATTTGGGAGACTCCTCAACCACTTTTTCTTTTTTGACGACATTTTCAACAGCTCTGCTTTGTAAAACTTGTGCACGCTGTTGCTGCGCATCGTGATAGCCACCGACAAACTCTTCAATCTTACCATCGCCTTCAAAAATCCAGCTCGAAGTGACAGTGTTATCAACGAATTCACGATCATGGCTAACGAGCAGCAAAGTACCTTGGTAATTGGCAAGCAATTCTTCCAAAAGTTCCAAGGTTTCGATATCTAAATCGTTGGTTGGTTCATCGAGAACCAGCAAATTGTTGGCTTTGAGTAAAATGCGCGCAAGTAGTAGGCGATTTTTCTCTCCACCCGATAATGCTTTAACTGGAGTTCTTGCTCGCTTCGGTGAAAACAGAAAATCTTGAAGATAACTTAAAGCGTGGCGAGTACGTCCACCTACCATCACTTCTTGTTTTCCATCGGCTAGATTGTCGATAACCGTTTTTTCCGGATCAAGTAGCTCACGATATTGATCGAAATAAGCGACTTCAAGCTTAGTTCCGCAATGCAATTTGCCACTATCCGCTTGTAAATCACCAAGCAGAATTTTGAGTAATGTACTTTTACCGCAGCCATTTGGCCCGATTAACGCGATACGATCACCGCGCATAATATTGAAACTGAAGCCATCAACAATCGTTTTTCCGCCAATTGTGTAGTGCAGGTTTTCAGCTTCAAAAACAATTTTGCCTGAGCGATTGGTGTCGTCAATTTGCAAATTGACTTTGCCTTGTACTTCACGGCGTTCACTCCGTTCTTGGCGAAGGCGTTTGAGCGCACGTACGCGCCCTTCGTTACGGGTTCTTCGCGCTTTGATACCTTGACGGATCCATACTTCTTCTTGAGCAAGCTTTTTGTCAAACTCTGCATTCTGCAGCTCTTCGACACGCAGCATTTCCTCTTTCTCATTCAGGTAATTCTCATAATCACCAGGGAATGAACTGAGCTTGCCACGATCTAAATCCACAATTCGAGTCGCCATGGATTTAATGAAAGCACGGTCGTGAGAAATGAAAATGATGGAACCGCGAAAATCTTTCAGGAATCCCTCAAGCCATTCAATAGTCGTCACATCAAGATGGTTAGTCGGCTCGTCTAGAAGTAGTACATCGGGATCACACGCAAGTGCTCGAGCTAACGCAGCTTTACGCTGCCAACCGCCAGAGAGATCCGTCAATTTAGTGTGGCCCTCCAATTTCAAAGAGCCCAGTACGTTTTTAATCCGATCTTCAAAACGCCAAGCACCGGAAACCTCAAGCTGTTCCTGAATGTTCGCGAGTTTGTTGATGTTGGATTCGGTTGGGTCCGCTGCTACGAGATCTAATTGATCTTGGTAGATCTTAAGTTGCTCACCAATGCCTTGTAGGCCTCCAGACACATAATCAAACACAGTTCCAGCTTGGTTACGTGGCGGATCTTGCTCTAAACGTGACACAACGACATCTTGCATAATTTGCATTTTGCCATCGTCCAGTAGAATCTCACCCGCGAGCACTTTCATCAGTGTTGATTTACCAGCGCCATTACGCCCAACCAGACACACTCTTTCATTTTCTTGCAACGCAAAATCGGTGTTATCCAGTAATGGATGATCACCAAATGCCAACAATCCGTTATGGATGGTAATTAATGCCATTGTTCTGTAACCACTCTATTAATTCTCGTAAGTCAAAAGGCCAATTCAATTCGCTAGTTTGGTAAGCAACAACAGGTATAGTGACCGCGTAACGAGAAAATAGCTGGTCATCAAATGCGATATCAACTACGTTGAGTTGTTTGCTAAGCCCTACTTTATCCAGTAATGCATATGCCATCTCACAGAGATGGCATCCTTCAGTGCTATACAAGGTTATCATTGACAATCCTAGCTTTGATGGGTGATCAACCAGCAGTTGTGGATCTGCTTGTTGCGTTCAAAATCCATCGGTAAGGTTTGATGTGAGATATTCTGTGCATTTAGTTCCAAAGCTTGTAATGCTTCCAAGTCCATCTTGAAATGACGCTTGTTGTTAGAAAACACTATCGTTCCTTCAGGGCGCAGCAAACGCTTGAGATTGGTCATTAAGGTGACATGGTCACGTTGAACATCGAATGTCTGCTCCATACG
It encodes:
- a CDS encoding DUF3466 family protein, which codes for MSRITFKRSIIATAVMLTAQTANAALYQVMEVTPSTGQDYESAWGVAIQPSDPGSCFVSATVGSVDCQDFALAGETRIEKASTGKAVDGLSYRDEVAFGIDNAFLYVQEREDFERYCYSELLYSTCNTWAEPHWNRWQAEINASQVPNSIAFVGAGSTGASVDESQNVVINSLTSTAEPIGINVKSGDVTVYRRNSGAITARSTGTAPNLNSGYLYSRAWKKREYTSPQRDYTVGSVSRHFRSDEGNYFSSKPTIWKEDGTVIELNWPSNTENKSNRLAQGSMRDVVESGDKLYAVGYSTYDPDNNYMQASVFQLDGLANFANTNSWATKPIAGAEAKIGGDYIHSNSVTTDLNKNLVAIGEAKLAGSRPENGASANRLFAVNDISVANPTATFFSGGIFFTGAGGKAGGINNYNEIVGQVDADSTRENDGKPRRKRGFIYPYNANGSDASRMAVFANKAWWLDDLTNDGSVTGNNQFRIIDASDINDAGVISATALKCEGGYDTTAHNSLCGGGNREETVVAVKLIPITNATSTDIQQRSTEEQASERKGGSLGLGLLIVLGFLGFRRKL
- a CDS encoding ABC transporter ATP-binding protein, coding for MALITIHNGLLAFGDHPLLDNTDFALQENERVCLVGRNGAGKSTLMKVLAGEILLDDGKMQIMQDVVVSRLEQDPPRNQAGTVFDYVSGGLQGIGEQLKIYQDQLDLVAADPTESNINKLANIQEQLEVSGAWRFEDRIKNVLGSLKLEGHTKLTDLSGGWQRKAALARALACDPDVLLLDEPTNHLDVTTIEWLEGFLKDFRGSIIFISHDRAFIKSMATRIVDLDRGKLSSFPGDYENYLNEKEEMLRVEELQNAEFDKKLAQEEVWIRQGIKARRTRNEGRVRALKRLRQERSERREVQGKVNLQIDDTNRSGKIVFEAENLHYTIGGKTIVDGFSFNIMRGDRIALIGPNGCGKSTLLKILLGDLQADSGKLHCGTKLEVAYFDQYRELLDPEKTVIDNLADGKQEVMVGGRTRHALSYLQDFLFSPKRARTPVKALSGGEKNRLLLARILLKANNLLVLDEPTNDLDIETLELLEELLANYQGTLLLVSHDREFVDNTVTSSWIFEGDGKIEEFVGGYHDAQQQRAQVLQSRAVENVVKKEKVVEESPKSAPSKTKPKKLSYKLQRELEALPQTLEELEVEIAALQDLVNGPDFFSQPVDKTQPILDKLTATEQELEIAFERWEELEAMQQESE
- the rmf gene encoding ribosome modulation factor, which codes for MKRQKRDRLERAQSQGYKAGLNGRSHDECPYQQTEVRSYWLGGWRDARNDKLSGLCK
- a CDS encoding glutaredoxin family protein, whose translation is MITLYSTEGCHLCEMAYALLDKVGLSKQLNVVDIAFDDQLFSRYAVTIPVVAYQTSELNWPFDLRELIEWLQNNGINYHP